Proteins encoded in a region of the Candidatus Marinimicrobia bacterium CG08_land_8_20_14_0_20_45_22 genome:
- a CDS encoding prephenate dehydrogenase/arogenate dehydrogenase family protein, whose amino-acid sequence MKIVVMGAGRMGAWLVEEFCHDYEVAVFDTDPKKLKYFIKVTRLLEVSEIQAFQPELLVNAVTLKNTIEAFDMVLPYLSANCLLSDITSVKNGIYQYYQRSGRRFVSTHPMFGPTFANIRDLSNENAIIISESDKDGKTFFQNFYQNLRLNIFEYSFEEHDETTAYSLGTPFSSSLVFAACLKNQKAPGTTFKKHMEIVRGLLSEDDFLISEVLFNPRTLKQIERINSQLTYLTHIIRGRDYEEMNKFLDRLRENIQ is encoded by the coding sequence ATGAAAATAGTTGTTATGGGCGCCGGACGCATGGGCGCTTGGTTGGTTGAAGAATTCTGTCACGATTATGAAGTAGCGGTTTTTGATACCGATCCGAAGAAATTGAAATATTTTATCAAAGTTACTCGACTTTTGGAAGTGTCGGAGATTCAGGCATTTCAACCGGAACTACTTGTTAATGCAGTCACGCTGAAAAATACGATCGAGGCGTTTGACATGGTGCTTCCTTATTTGTCAGCGAATTGCTTACTCTCGGATATCACGTCAGTCAAAAACGGTATTTATCAATATTACCAACGGTCAGGCAGGCGTTTTGTCTCTACCCATCCAATGTTTGGTCCGACGTTTGCCAATATTCGCGACCTAAGTAATGAAAACGCTATCATCATCAGCGAGTCAGATAAAGATGGGAAAACCTTTTTTCAAAATTTCTACCAGAATCTCAGACTGAATATCTTCGAATATTCGTTTGAAGAACATGATGAAACGACCGCTTATTCCCTGGGAACGCCGTTTTCCTCGTCATTGGTTTTTGCCGCGTGTTTAAAAAATCAGAAAGCGCCGGGAACGACCTTTAAAAAACACATGGAAATTGTGCGCGGGTTGTTGTCTGAGGACGATTTTCTGATATCGGAAGTGCTGTTTAATCCTAGGACGCTCAAACAGATCGAACGGATTAATTCGCAGCTTACTTATTTGACGCATATCATTCGTGGACGTGATTATGAAGAGATGAATAAATTTCTTGACAGATTACGTGAAAATATTCAATAA